In Candidatus Hydrogenedentota bacterium, the sequence ATGGAATACCTGGAGGGCAAGACCGTCCGTGAATATATGGTCAAGCGGGGGAAGCTTGGCCTGGGTTCGGCCGTGCGGATTATGTCGCTGCTGTGCGATGCGCTGGAGCATGTCCACCAGGTGACCGTGCACCGGGATATTTCGCCGGAAAACATCATCCTGCTGCCCGATGGCACCATCAAGCTGCTGGACTTTGGCCTGGCGAAGCTTCAGGACCCCAGCGGCGCGCAATTTACCCGCGTCGGCGCCACCCTGGGCCGCATTCAGTACAACGCGCCCGAGCAGTCCTTCAACGCGTCCGACGTGGATGCGCGCGCGGACATCTATTCGATCGGCATCATCTTGTACGAAATGTTAAGCGGGAAAGTGCCCCGGTCCTACGAGCCTATCTGCGATCTTGTTCCCGAGTTGCCGAAGGAAACGGACGCCTTCTTCGAGCGCGCGCTCGCCCGCGACCCGAAGGACCGAATTCCTAGCGCGGCGGAGTTTCGTGAGGGGATTATCCGGCTGTACAAACTGAGCACCGGCGAGATCCAGACCGAAGCGAAGCCCGAAGCGCCCGAAAGTGGCGGGGGGCTGATCGGGCGGATCCTGGCGGGGCTGCTCGGGATCTTCAAGCGCTGACGGCTGTTTCAGTAGCCCGTCTTGTCACCGTGATCGAAGAGCCGGTTGTCTTCGGGGCCAAACCAGCCCACCATCCACTGGCGGTTAAGCGCGCCGTAGATATTGCGCTCGGGGGCCCAGGCCCAACGTTCGCTCGTGATATGCCCGTCCGCCCATAACACGTTGGCGCGACCGTAGTGCCGGAAGTGCAGCGACGGCGACAGGAAGCCCCATTCCGACACGCCGCGTGGCCGGTCCGCCGTAACGTAGTGCGGGGGCTCCACAAAACCATACTCCACGATGTACCCGTTCTGCGGCAGGGCGGCGTCGGCGAACATGATGGTTTCGCTGGGGCGCTGGATGCGCGTGTCGAGCATGCCGTTCCGCGCGCCCTGGACAAGGTCATCGGTCAGCGCGAGTGTGGAGCCGATGTAGGCCATGTTGTAGCCGTATCCGCCCGTGCCCGCTTCGAACACGTTCGGTTGCGCGCCGTGAGCCGCGTATTCGAAGAATTCCGGGCAGGTCTTTACGCGCCCTTCGACGAGGTATTCGGCGAGCGGG encodes:
- a CDS encoding prepilin-type N-terminal cleavage/methylation domain-containing protein; the encoded protein is MTTHTPDHSAATARRIAPGFTLIELLVVISIVAVLAALLLPALARARAGARAMECVSNLRQLYLANVMYAAEHDGHYAPAAPDMFDFMLPGAPPDHAGGAIRWHGVRETPNQNTAFDPRKGPLAEYLVEGRVKTCPEFFEYAAHGAQPNVFEAGTGGYGYNMAYIGSTLALTDDLVQGARNGMLDTRIQRPSETIMFADAALPQNGYIVEYGFVEPPHYVTADRPRGVSEWGFLSPSLHFRHYGRANVLWADGHITSERWAWAPERNIYGALNRQWMVGWFGPEDNRLFDHGDKTGY
- a CDS encoding serine/threonine protein kinase gives rise to the protein MSEQKKPEVPAPAGRSDLAKAIGGFQPGDVIAERYQVVRMLGKGGMGIVYLANDLKRDRQVALKTLLPQYATNQQAVGRFVREVNAVRQLNHPGIVKILAARQYKSLLYYTMEYLEGKTVREYMVKRGKLGLGSAVRIMSLLCDALEHVHQVTVHRDISPENIILLPDGTIKLLDFGLAKLQDPSGAQFTRVGATLGRIQYNAPEQSFNASDVDARADIYSIGIILYEMLSGKVPRSYEPICDLVPELPKETDAFFERALARDPKDRIPSAAEFREGIIRLYKLSTGEIQTEAKPEAPESGGGLIGRILAGLLGIFKR